In the Helianthus annuus cultivar XRQ/B chromosome 11, HanXRQr2.0-SUNRISE, whole genome shotgun sequence genome, one interval contains:
- the LOC110887810 gene encoding uncharacterized protein LOC110887810: MTTVDSCGRSGGLVSLWDPTTFSCSEVIKHRYFLCVYGELIPSGTRMNLVNVYVPSDATAQKNLSTELLALRNSRQGLWAFMGDFNDVRQSDERLNSEYVAANADAFNDFILSDALQEYDMGGAKFTYISDRGDKLSKQDRFLFSFNGPGDLALATKLRWLKSKIKEWIVVEQRREERALTEAELSLRMDCKQYMLEFDKQRQSDTRQKSRVRWAVKGDKNTSFFFHSVVNALFKLKLIQRGVHWR, translated from the exons ATGACAACAGTGGATTCGTGTGGGAGGTCCGGTGGTCTAGTTTCACTATGGGACCCGACAACCTTTTCTTGCAGTGAAGTTATCAAACACAGGTACTtcctatgtgtttatggtgagcTTATTCCTTCTGGAACAAGAATGAATTTAGTAAATGTCTACGTGCCAAGTGACGCGACGGCTCAGAAAAATCTATCGACAGAGTTGTTAGCACTAAGGAACTCAAGACAAGGATTGTGGGCGTTTATGGGGGATTTTAATGATGTTAGACAGTCCGACGAAAGGCTGAATTCGGAGTACGTGGCGGCAAATGCTGATGCTTTCAACGACTTTATTTTATCGGATGCACTACAAGAATATGACATGGGCGGTGCAAAATTTACCTATATATCAGACCGCGGAGATAAACTAAGCAAACAAGATCGATTTCTG TTTTCATTCAATGGGCCTGGTGATCTAGCTCTTGCTACAAAACTTAGATGGCTGAAGAGTAAAATTAAAGAATGGATAGTGGTGGAACAAAGAAGGG AGGAAAGGGCCCTTACCGAAGCAGAACTTAGTTTAAGAATGGATTGTAAACAGTATATGCTGGAGTTTGACAAACAAAGACAGTCGGACACTCGACAGAAATCCAGAGTAAGGTGGGCGGTTAAGGGAGACAAaaatacaagttttttttttcactCGGTGGTGAATGCCCTTTTTAAGCTCAAACTTATTCAACGGGGTGTTCATTGGAGATGA